Proteins co-encoded in one Dehalococcoidia bacterium genomic window:
- a CDS encoding carbon monoxide dehydrogenase, producing MTFSIAIAGKGGSGKTTTCSLMIRELKNRGLTPILAVDADGNANLHESLGLKLGTTIGSILAEFNSDKVSIPSGMNKGAFLQVRLNQAIVESRGIDLIPMGRGEGTGCYCYPNSVLKEFIDRLKGNYKYMVMDNEAGMEHLSRRTTENIDELLIASDYSVKGIRTADRIRELVNELKLDVKRVSFILTRVPGKLDERITGELAELHIEPIALIPLDAEIQRFDLEQRSLLDLPDTSPAVHAVKKLMDEVLKPNPVGGAR from the coding sequence ATGACGTTTTCCATCGCCATCGCCGGCAAAGGTGGCAGCGGGAAGACCACCACCTGCAGCCTGATGATTCGAGAGCTGAAAAACCGCGGCCTTACCCCTATCCTGGCCGTGGACGCCGACGGCAACGCCAATCTTCACGAGAGTCTGGGGCTCAAACTGGGGACCACCATCGGTTCCATACTGGCCGAATTTAATTCGGATAAGGTCAGCATCCCCTCGGGCATGAACAAGGGGGCCTTCCTGCAGGTGCGCCTTAACCAGGCAATCGTCGAAAGCAGGGGCATTGACCTGATACCCATGGGGAGGGGAGAGGGTACCGGCTGTTACTGCTACCCCAACAGCGTTCTCAAGGAATTCATAGACAGGCTCAAGGGCAACTATAAGTACATGGTGATGGACAACGAGGCCGGCATGGAACACCTCAGCCGCCGCACCACCGAAAACATCGACGAGCTTCTGATTGCCTCGGACTATTCGGTAAAAGGTATCCGCACGGCGGACCGCATCCGTGAACTCGTAAACGAATTGAAGTTAGACGTCAAGCGTGTTTCTTTCATCCTCACTCGCGTTCCCGGCAAATTAGATGAACGTATCACTGGAGAGCTCGCAGAACTCCACATCGAGCCCATAGCGCTCATCCCGCTGGATGCCGAAATCCAGCGCTTCGACCTGGAGCAGCGCTCTCTACTGGACCTGCCCGATACATCACCGGCAGTCCATGCGGTAAAAAAGCTGATGGACGAAGTATTAAAACCAAATCCGGTTGGGGGTGCGAGATGA
- a CDS encoding carbon monoxide dehydrogenase: MKLAISGKGGVGKTLLSAMLAKTMAQAGYSVTAIDADPDANLALALGFPDADKITPISEMKELIQERTGTQPGASSPYFKINPRVDDIPEKYSVKHQGIRLLVMGRPKAGGAGCYCPENAVLAALMAHLLLARNEMVVMDMAAGIEHLSRGTARAVDKLIIVVEPGRASIDTAGRIAQLAKDLGITSLAVVGNKVHNAAERDFIASSLPGFDILGFIPYDASIIQADLQNSPGLDASPQMMLAVKEIFNRLTRQSIPHRA, translated from the coding sequence TTGAAGCTGGCAATTAGCGGCAAAGGCGGGGTAGGCAAAACTCTTCTCTCAGCCATGCTGGCCAAAACAATGGCGCAGGCAGGCTACTCCGTCACGGCTATAGACGCCGACCCCGACGCCAATCTGGCCCTCGCCCTGGGCTTCCCCGACGCGGATAAAATCACCCCTATTTCCGAGATGAAAGAACTCATCCAGGAGCGCACCGGCACGCAGCCCGGCGCAAGCTCCCCCTACTTCAAGATTAATCCCCGCGTGGACGACATCCCCGAGAAGTATTCCGTCAAGCATCAGGGCATCCGCCTGCTGGTGATGGGGCGTCCCAAGGCCGGCGGTGCCGGCTGCTACTGCCCGGAGAACGCCGTGCTGGCCGCTCTCATGGCACACCTGCTGCTGGCGCGTAACGAGATGGTGGTCATGGACATGGCGGCAGGCATAGAGCACCTCAGCCGGGGCACGGCCAGAGCAGTGGATAAGCTGATTATCGTGGTAGAGCCGGGACGCGCCAGCATAGACACCGCCGGGCGCATAGCTCAGCTCGCTAAGGACCTGGGTATCACGAGCCTCGCCGTGGTGGGCAACAAGGTGCATAACGCCGCCGAGAGAGATTTCATCGCCTCATCCCTGCCCGGTTTCGACATTCTGGGCTTCATCCCTTACGACGCTTCCATAATTCAAGCCGACCTGCAGAATAGCCCCGGGTTAGATGCGAGCCCGCAGATGATGCTGGCCGTCAAAGAAATTTTCAACAGGCTGACGCGGCAATCTATCCCTCACAGGGCGTAG
- the greA gene encoding transcription elongation factor GreA, which yields MSENTPGMTLNDAAGKFLRGLPPDIARASAPEVRHFVSWFRGEKLIESLTPLDVAGYSERFSASDTDHARKLEILRKFLTCAKKEGWTESNLSVHLKARKDKTLPAARTPQTQTDMGVVTQQGYDDIQKELILLRSQRPTVLEDIRRAAADKDFRENAPLHAAREQLGHIDGRIKELEAIVKTATIIDQSDKSRSRVAVGNTVVLVAMNTGKTQTYKIVGPKESDPSKGKISHVSPIGKAIIGKKQGETVEVVVPSGKIHYRIDKVEN from the coding sequence ATGTCTGAAAATACCCCGGGGATGACTTTGAATGACGCCGCCGGCAAGTTTTTGAGAGGACTGCCGCCCGATATCGCCAGGGCTTCCGCGCCTGAAGTGAGGCACTTCGTGAGCTGGTTTCGCGGCGAGAAGCTTATTGAAAGCCTGACGCCACTGGACGTCGCCGGATATTCGGAACGCTTTTCCGCCTCCGATACCGACCACGCGCGCAAGCTCGAGATACTGCGCAAGTTTCTGACCTGCGCCAAAAAAGAGGGCTGGACGGAGAGCAACCTGTCGGTACATCTCAAGGCCAGAAAAGATAAGACGCTGCCCGCAGCCCGCACGCCACAGACGCAAACCGATATGGGCGTGGTGACTCAGCAGGGATACGACGACATTCAAAAAGAACTGATTTTGCTCAGGAGCCAGCGCCCGACGGTGCTGGAGGACATCCGCCGCGCCGCCGCCGATAAAGACTTCCGCGAGAACGCTCCGCTGCATGCCGCGCGCGAACAGCTGGGGCACATCGACGGGCGTATCAAGGAACTCGAAGCCATCGTTAAAACGGCCACTATCATCGACCAGTCCGACAAATCCAGGTCGCGTGTGGCAGTGGGCAATACGGTGGTGCTGGTGGCGATGAACACGGGCAAGACGCAGACATACAAAATCGTCGGCCCCAAAGAGTCCGACCCGTCTAAGGGAAAAATTTCCCACGTTTCACCCATCGGCAAGGCCATCATCGGGAAGAAACAGGGCGAGACCGTCGAGGTGGTCGTGCCTTCTGGCAAAATCCATTACCGCATAGACAAAGTGGAAAATTAA
- a CDS encoding transcriptional repressor gives MSSRNTKQKEAILRVLRKTPDHADARWIHLQVRRSLPHISLGTVYRNLKALTEEGHISALDMGSGSRFDGKPGNHAHFHCQKCGAIINLEETSDASMDKNVSDKHRLSVAFHRLDFFGLCPACQRASTPPVNKKSGVQHG, from the coding sequence ATGAGCAGCCGCAACACCAAACAGAAAGAGGCCATCCTCAGAGTACTGAGGAAAACGCCGGACCACGCAGACGCGCGCTGGATACACCTGCAGGTGCGCCGCTCGCTGCCTCACATCAGTCTGGGAACGGTTTATCGTAATCTCAAGGCACTGACGGAGGAAGGACACATATCCGCCCTTGACATGGGCAGCGGCAGCCGTTTCGACGGCAAACCGGGCAATCATGCCCACTTTCACTGCCAGAAATGCGGCGCGATTATCAACCTGGAGGAGACTTCAGACGCATCCATGGATAAAAATGTCTCGGATAAACACCGCCTGTCGGTGGCATTCCACCGGCTGGATTTTTTCGGTTTATGCCCCGCCTGCCAGCGGGCTTCCACACCCCCCGTGAATAAAAAGAGTGGAGTACAACATGGCTGA
- a CDS encoding DUF4445 domain-containing protein: MSADCKLKYKVHFEPDNVDVVVDEGANLMQSAIAAGVHINANCGGTGTCGTCNVLVKEGHVESHQTSKVSAADYKRGMRQSCQTKVMSDMVVEVPVESRLETSVLTQEKLTTAAIGQTLATGWRFAPPVEKRLLELTPPSLEDNASDLSRLLRCIEKSCGPTNIEVDFGAVNKLAKVVRAADWKVTATFLDNNGLRRLINIEPGDTRGTNYSLAFDIGTTAVRGQLLDLARGSVLAQAIDYNGQISYGADVISRIAQRGKPGGREKLQKAVVETLNKLIKEMVGQAEVGIDNVNHVVVAANTVMVHLLLGLDPQYLRLSPYVPTVSNPPLVKAQELGIDVAQHVYLYAVPSVASYVGGDIVAGILGSGIYQRPKVTLYIDIGTNGEIVVGNRDWMVTSAASAGPTFEGGGIKCGMLATTGAIEDFELKAKNGEPGLSVIGGGKPKGICGSGIINMAAVMLRTGLVSQDGKFNTAATHRIRQGDDGYEYLLVPAGESATGKDIVFTEIDMTNLIRAKAALYAGYQTLVKSVGSRMDSIDEVVIAGTFGSRLNIENAITIGLLPDMPRDKFIFIGNGSLLGARLISYSADLLRESRRVAAMMTNLELSERADFMTNYTAAMFLPHTEAGLFPSVKIGGVR; encoded by the coding sequence ATGTCTGCTGATTGCAAATTGAAATATAAGGTGCATTTTGAGCCCGACAACGTGGATGTTGTTGTGGATGAGGGCGCGAATTTGATGCAGTCCGCCATTGCGGCGGGCGTGCATATCAACGCCAATTGCGGTGGAACCGGCACCTGCGGCACGTGCAACGTACTGGTGAAAGAGGGGCATGTCGAAAGTCACCAGACCAGCAAAGTCTCCGCCGCCGACTATAAGAGAGGCATGAGACAATCCTGTCAAACTAAAGTAATGTCGGACATGGTGGTTGAAGTACCTGTTGAGTCGCGCCTTGAAACTTCGGTGTTGACCCAGGAGAAACTGACCACCGCCGCCATAGGGCAGACGCTGGCTACGGGATGGCGCTTTGCCCCGCCCGTTGAAAAACGACTGCTTGAGCTCACGCCGCCCAGTCTGGAAGACAACGCCAGCGACCTCAGCCGCCTTTTACGCTGCATAGAAAAAAGCTGCGGCCCGACAAACATCGAGGTTGATTTTGGAGCAGTCAACAAGCTTGCCAAGGTTGTGCGGGCCGCTGACTGGAAAGTGACCGCCACTTTCCTGGATAACAACGGCCTGCGCAGGCTCATAAATATCGAACCGGGGGATACCCGCGGAACCAATTATTCTCTGGCTTTCGATATCGGCACCACCGCCGTGCGCGGGCAATTGCTCGACCTTGCGCGCGGAAGCGTGCTGGCGCAGGCCATCGACTATAACGGACAGATAAGCTACGGGGCGGACGTCATTTCCCGTATCGCCCAGCGCGGCAAACCCGGCGGCCGGGAGAAGCTGCAGAAGGCCGTGGTGGAAACCCTTAACAAGCTGATTAAGGAGATGGTCGGGCAGGCTGAAGTCGGCATCGATAACGTCAACCACGTGGTGGTGGCTGCCAATACGGTCATGGTGCACCTGCTGCTCGGGCTCGACCCGCAGTATCTCAGGCTCTCGCCCTACGTGCCGACGGTCAGCAATCCGCCGCTGGTCAAGGCACAAGAGTTGGGAATTGATGTCGCGCAGCATGTTTATCTCTATGCCGTGCCTTCTGTAGCCAGCTATGTGGGCGGCGATATCGTGGCCGGCATACTCGGCAGCGGCATCTACCAGCGTCCCAAAGTTACCCTGTACATAGACATCGGCACCAACGGTGAGATAGTCGTGGGCAACCGCGACTGGATGGTCACTTCAGCCGCCTCCGCCGGGCCAACCTTCGAGGGGGGTGGCATAAAATGCGGCATGCTGGCCACCACCGGCGCTATTGAAGATTTCGAGCTGAAGGCCAAAAACGGAGAGCCGGGACTGAGCGTCATCGGCGGGGGAAAGCCGAAAGGCATCTGCGGCTCAGGCATAATCAACATGGCTGCCGTTATGCTGAGGACCGGGCTGGTAAGCCAGGACGGCAAGTTCAACACCGCCGCGACCCATCGTATCAGACAGGGCGACGACGGCTACGAGTACCTGCTTGTGCCTGCCGGAGAGAGCGCTACCGGCAAGGACATAGTTTTTACCGAGATAGACATGACCAACCTCATCCGCGCCAAGGCGGCCCTCTACGCCGGTTATCAAACACTGGTGAAGAGCGTGGGGAGCAGGATGGACAGCATCGACGAGGTAGTCATCGCCGGCACCTTCGGCAGCCGCCTCAATATCGAAAACGCTATCACCATCGGGCTGTTGCCGGACATGCCGCGAGATAAATTTATCTTCATCGGCAACGGCTCGCTGCTGGGGGCGCGGCTAATCTCGTACTCCGCCGACCTGCTGCGCGAAAGCCGCCGGGTGGCCGCCATGATGACCAACCTGGAGCTTTCCGAGAGAGCCGACTTCATGACCAATTACACCGCCGCCATGTTCCTGCCACACACCGAGGCCGGCCTCTTCCCGTCTGTAAAAATAGGGGGCGTCAGATGA
- a CDS encoding NAD(P)/FAD-dependent oxidoreductase, translated as MNRYDFLVVGGGPIGCRAAYKLSKAGYQVAVLEKNPSVGGPVCCTGIVSRECLRRFSIPPELVLKELNSASVFSPSGKSLRLERSEVQAAVIDRGAFNAWMARQAQDEGVDYKLAHNVTDVMINPDGVMLKADRRGKEEHFEAHALVLACGFGSRLPEKLGFDRARDWTVGAQAEVEAPDLAEVEGYLGRDVAPGFFGWLVPSGGSTALAGLMAGKEAGTRLEAFLALLKKQGRIKAVTGKPAYRGITLTTPRQTYANRILLAGDAAGQVKPLTGGGLFFGLLCADIAADTLHSALEKGDFSASRLSSYQKEWKRLLGWELRLGGWAHRLYGRLSDARLEWLVALAERKGLAARLSASSGIGFDWHGSAMLHIVKQVVWPSARRPSPGTPANNPQEERSHV; from the coding sequence ATGAACCGTTACGATTTTCTGGTGGTGGGCGGTGGCCCTATCGGCTGCCGGGCGGCGTATAAACTGTCCAAAGCCGGGTACCAGGTGGCTGTCCTGGAGAAGAACCCCTCCGTGGGAGGTCCCGTCTGCTGCACGGGCATCGTCAGCCGCGAGTGCCTCAGGCGTTTCAGCATACCACCTGAACTGGTCTTGAAAGAGCTTAACAGTGCCTCTGTATTCTCTCCATCCGGTAAATCGCTCAGGCTCGAACGTTCCGAAGTACAGGCCGCCGTCATCGACCGCGGCGCATTTAACGCCTGGATGGCGCGTCAGGCTCAGGACGAGGGGGTTGATTATAAACTGGCACATAACGTCACGGATGTCATGATTAATCCCGATGGAGTGATGCTTAAGGCCGACCGCCGAGGCAAAGAGGAGCATTTCGAAGCTCACGCGCTGGTGTTAGCCTGTGGCTTCGGCTCGCGGCTCCCCGAGAAACTGGGCTTTGACCGGGCGCGGGACTGGACGGTCGGCGCGCAGGCGGAGGTGGAGGCCCCTGACCTCGCTGAGGTCGAGGGGTATCTCGGCCGGGATGTCGCGCCGGGTTTCTTCGGCTGGCTGGTGCCGTCGGGCGGCTCCACGGCGCTGGCCGGGCTGATGGCTGGAAAAGAGGCCGGCACCCGCCTGGAAGCCTTCCTGGCTTTGCTCAAAAAGCAAGGGAGGATAAAGGCCGTCACGGGAAAACCAGCGTATCGTGGTATAACGCTCACGACTCCCCGACAGACATATGCCAATCGGATACTCCTCGCGGGCGACGCCGCCGGGCAGGTCAAGCCTCTGACGGGCGGGGGCCTTTTCTTCGGCCTGCTGTGCGCCGACATAGCCGCCGACACGCTGCACTCCGCACTGGAAAAAGGGGACTTCTCCGCTTCACGTTTATCCTCGTACCAGAAAGAGTGGAAACGTCTGCTGGGGTGGGAACTGCGCCTGGGTGGCTGGGCGCACCGGCTCTACGGGAGGCTATCGGATGCGCGCCTGGAATGGCTCGTGGCTCTGGCCGAGCGCAAAGGGCTGGCCGCCCGGCTGTCCGCATCAAGCGGGATTGGCTTCGACTGGCATGGAAGTGCTATGCTTCATATCGTGAAACAGGTGGTGTGGCCGTCCGCTAGAAGGCCCTCCCCGGGCACTCCCGCTAATAATCCGCAAGAAGAGAGGTCTCATGTCTGA
- a CDS encoding DUF4870 domain-containing protein, translating to MADNSNGLQENVAGLLCYLFSWVSGLIFFLIDKRPTVRFNAMQSIILGAAYFIIILILTFTGVGLFVIPIFWILFIVLSIILMVRAYQGNSWKLPLLGNLAEKWAK from the coding sequence ATGGCCGACAATTCTAATGGTCTGCAAGAAAACGTAGCGGGTTTATTATGCTATTTGTTTAGCTGGGTTTCAGGCCTTATCTTCTTCCTTATCGATAAGAGACCTACCGTACGATTCAACGCCATGCAATCGATCATACTGGGCGCGGCGTACTTTATCATTATTCTTATTTTAACTTTCACAGGTGTTGGGCTATTCGTAATACCGATATTCTGGATTCTGTTTATAGTTCTATCGATAATATTGATGGTAAGGGCTTACCAAGGAAATTCATGGAAATTACCCTTGCTTGGCAATCTCGCGGAGAAATGGGCCAAGTAA
- a CDS encoding formate--tetrahydrofolate ligase, which yields MPKFDITTLDPTKLADWQVAEEVEKHMTPVTELADKWGILKEELLPYGHYIGKIDFAAVLKRLEKRPNGKYIDVTAITPTPLGEGKSTTTMGLVQGLGKLGKNVSGAIRQPSGGPTFNIKGSAAGGGLSQCIPLTPFSLGLTGDIDNVTNAHNLAMVALTARIQHEFINTDEFLAKRKLKRLDIDPRNVQMKWIMDFCAQALRDMVIGLGGEMDGFMMRSGFAISVSSEVMAILAVFKDLKDMRARMGRIVVAYDKQGNPVTTRDLEVDGAMTAWMVRAANPNLMQSLEGQPVMVHAGPFANIAVGQSSIVADQVALKLSDYHVTESGFGADIGFEKFWDIKSRLSGLTPNCAVVVATVRALKMHGGGPKVVPGKPLDDAYTKPNPGLVEKGVANLVAHIETVKKSGIKPVVCINSFYTDGKDETEVIRRAAETAGARVAVSQHWLKGGAGATELAEAVMDACKEKVDFKLLYPNTMPLRQRIETIAREVYGADGVSYSSEALAKAERLEKEPNANDMCTCMVKTHLSLSHDPTLKNRPKGWTLPIRDILTYAGAGFVVPVAGDIKLMPGTSSDPAFRRVDVDTETGKVKGLF from the coding sequence ATGCCCAAATTCGACATCACCACCCTCGATCCCACCAAGCTGGCCGACTGGCAGGTAGCCGAAGAAGTCGAAAAGCACATGACGCCGGTTACGGAACTGGCCGATAAATGGGGCATCCTCAAAGAGGAACTGCTGCCCTACGGCCACTACATCGGCAAAATAGACTTCGCCGCCGTGCTCAAAAGGCTTGAGAAGCGGCCCAACGGTAAATACATAGACGTCACCGCCATCACCCCCACGCCCCTGGGCGAGGGCAAGAGCACCACCACCATGGGGCTGGTGCAGGGGTTGGGCAAACTGGGCAAGAACGTCTCCGGTGCTATCCGCCAGCCTTCAGGCGGACCTACTTTCAACATCAAGGGCAGCGCCGCCGGGGGCGGTCTCTCGCAATGCATCCCGCTGACTCCTTTCTCACTCGGCCTTACAGGAGACATAGATAACGTCACCAACGCCCATAACCTGGCCATGGTGGCCCTCACCGCCAGAATCCAGCACGAGTTCATCAATACCGACGAGTTTCTGGCCAAACGCAAGCTTAAGCGGCTCGACATCGACCCGCGCAACGTGCAGATGAAGTGGATAATGGACTTCTGCGCCCAGGCGCTGCGCGACATGGTCATAGGCCTCGGCGGCGAGATGGACGGCTTCATGATGCGCTCGGGATTCGCCATCTCGGTGAGTTCCGAAGTGATGGCCATACTGGCCGTCTTCAAAGACCTCAAGGATATGCGGGCGCGCATGGGCCGCATCGTGGTGGCCTACGACAAGCAGGGCAATCCCGTCACCACGCGCGACCTCGAGGTGGATGGAGCCATGACCGCCTGGATGGTGCGCGCCGCCAACCCCAACCTGATGCAGTCGCTGGAAGGCCAGCCTGTAATGGTGCACGCCGGGCCTTTCGCCAACATCGCCGTAGGGCAGTCCTCTATCGTGGCCGACCAGGTGGCCCTCAAGCTCTCGGACTACCACGTTACGGAGAGCGGTTTCGGCGCCGATATCGGCTTCGAGAAGTTCTGGGACATCAAGAGCCGCCTTTCCGGCCTGACACCCAACTGCGCCGTGGTGGTAGCCACCGTACGCGCCCTCAAAATGCACGGCGGCGGGCCGAAAGTGGTGCCCGGCAAACCGCTGGACGATGCCTATACCAAGCCCAATCCCGGCCTTGTCGAGAAAGGCGTGGCGAACCTGGTGGCGCACATCGAGACGGTCAAAAAGAGCGGCATCAAGCCGGTGGTGTGCATCAACAGCTTCTATACCGACGGCAAGGACGAGACCGAGGTCATCCGCCGTGCCGCCGAGACAGCCGGCGCGCGCGTGGCTGTATCTCAACACTGGCTGAAGGGAGGGGCGGGAGCCACCGAGCTCGCCGAGGCCGTCATGGATGCCTGCAAGGAGAAGGTGGACTTCAAGCTGCTTTACCCCAACACCATGCCGCTCAGGCAGCGCATCGAAACCATTGCCAGAGAGGTTTACGGCGCCGACGGCGTGAGTTATTCATCCGAAGCGCTGGCCAAGGCCGAGAGACTGGAAAAAGAACCCAACGCCAACGATATGTGCACCTGCATGGTAAAGACGCATTTAAGCCTGTCACACGACCCCACGTTAAAGAACCGTCCGAAAGGCTGGACGCTGCCCATCCGCGATATCCTCACCTATGCCGGTGCCGGCTTTGTCGTACCGGTGGCCGGAGACATCAAGCTCATGCCGGGAACGTCTTCCGACCCGGCTTTCAGGCGAGTTGACGTGGACACTGAGACAGGTAAAGTCAAAGGATTGTTCTAA
- a CDS encoding acetyl-CoA decarbonylase/synthase complex subunit delta, which yields MALELPKQNYSGQIKTVTLGTGTKAAIVGGETCYPFFTFEGSMPNLPKIAMEVYDIQPDDWPPAALEPFSGVTHDPLAWAQKCVADYGAEMLCLQLASTDPNGANAGAEAAAATVKRVADGVNVPLIVWGTANHEKDTEVLKRVCEVCQDKKLIVGPVEEGDYKKIAAVALGYGHTIAASSPIDINLAKQLNILLGNLGVPDSQIVLDPTVSSIGYGIEYCYSVIERIRMAALTQQDEKLASPIIVNIARETWKSKEAKLPTEQDPKLGDVRGRGILLEAMSAWVLLLAGGDVAVMRHPEAIRLVKGMIAEISQA from the coding sequence GTGGCTCTGGAACTACCCAAACAAAACTATAGCGGACAGATAAAAACAGTCACGTTAGGTACAGGTACAAAAGCCGCCATCGTAGGCGGCGAGACCTGTTACCCTTTCTTTACATTTGAAGGTTCTATGCCCAACCTGCCGAAAATCGCCATGGAGGTCTACGACATTCAGCCTGATGACTGGCCGCCGGCAGCGTTGGAACCATTCTCCGGCGTGACGCACGACCCGCTGGCCTGGGCGCAGAAATGCGTGGCGGACTACGGCGCCGAGATGCTGTGCCTTCAACTTGCCAGCACCGACCCCAACGGAGCCAACGCCGGGGCGGAGGCGGCAGCGGCAACAGTCAAAAGAGTGGCAGACGGCGTAAACGTACCCCTGATTGTCTGGGGCACAGCCAACCACGAAAAAGATACCGAGGTGCTGAAGCGCGTCTGCGAGGTATGCCAGGACAAGAAGCTCATCGTCGGCCCCGTGGAAGAGGGGGACTATAAAAAAATCGCCGCCGTAGCGCTGGGCTACGGTCATACTATTGCCGCCTCTTCGCCTATCGACATCAACCTGGCCAAGCAGCTTAACATTCTATTGGGAAACCTGGGCGTGCCCGACAGCCAGATTGTGCTCGACCCCACAGTTTCCAGCATCGGCTACGGCATCGAGTACTGTTATTCGGTGATAGAGCGCATCCGCATGGCGGCGCTCACCCAGCAGGACGAAAAGCTGGCCTCACCCATCATCGTGAACATTGCCCGCGAGACCTGGAAAAGCAAAGAGGCCAAGCTGCCGACAGAGCAGGACCCGAAACTGGGCGACGTCCGTGGGCGCGGCATCCTGCTGGAGGCCATGTCCGCCTGGGTGCTGCTTCTAGCCGGTGGCGATGTAGCCGTCATGCGCCATCCGGAGGCCATCAGGCTGGTCAAAGGCATGATAGCCGAAATATCTCAGGCCTAA
- a CDS encoding bifunctional 5,10-methylene-tetrahydrofolate dehydrogenase/5,10-methylene-tetrahydrofolate cyclohydrolase — translation MTARIISGTEIARQIMEEVRQEVAELKAKHGLTPGLATVLVGLDPASQVYVGSKVKMCQSLGIYSERHDMPADTPEAKLLELVDKLNRDPRIHGILVQVPLPKHINEGKIIFAIDPAKDVDGFHPVSVGRMVIGEPGFLPCTPHGIQVLLERSGVKTDGVEVVVVGRSNIVGKPIANIMLQKARGANATVTICHSATRDIASHTRRADILIAAIGKPRFITADMVKEGVVVIDVGTNEVGKTAEGKRILAGDVDFEAVKEKAGAITPVPGGVGPMTIIMLMSNTVKAARMACGLD, via the coding sequence ATGACAGCCAGAATTATCAGCGGCACCGAGATTGCCCGTCAGATTATGGAGGAGGTACGCCAGGAGGTAGCCGAACTCAAGGCAAAACACGGCCTGACACCCGGCCTGGCAACAGTACTGGTGGGTTTGGACCCTGCCTCGCAGGTGTATGTCGGCAGCAAAGTTAAAATGTGCCAGAGTCTGGGTATATATTCCGAGAGGCATGATATGCCGGCCGACACTCCGGAAGCCAAGCTGCTGGAGCTTGTTGACAAACTCAACCGCGACCCGCGCATTCACGGCATACTGGTTCAGGTGCCCCTCCCCAAACATATCAACGAGGGGAAAATTATCTTCGCCATCGACCCGGCCAAAGACGTGGACGGCTTCCACCCTGTAAGCGTGGGGCGCATGGTAATAGGCGAGCCGGGATTCCTGCCCTGCACCCCGCACGGCATACAGGTGCTGCTGGAGCGCAGCGGCGTCAAGACCGATGGAGTCGAGGTGGTGGTCGTAGGCCGCAGCAACATCGTGGGCAAGCCCATCGCCAATATCATGCTTCAGAAAGCCAGAGGCGCTAACGCCACGGTCACCATCTGCCACAGCGCCACGAGGGATATCGCCAGCCACACGCGGCGGGCGGATATACTAATCGCCGCTATCGGCAAGCCCAGATTTATCACCGCCGACATGGTCAAAGAAGGAGTGGTGGTCATAGACGTGGGCACTAACGAGGTCGGCAAAACAGCCGAGGGTAAGCGCATCCTGGCCGGCGATGTGGATTTCGAGGCGGTCAAGGAAAAGGCTGGCGCCATCACCCCGGTGCCGGGCGGCGTAGGCCCCATGACTATTATTATGCTTATGTCAAACACAGTCAAAGCCGCCAGGATGGCTTGCGGACTGGATTGA